In Halomonas denitrificans, one DNA window encodes the following:
- the kynU gene encoding kynureninase: MQTAAFRDRFAFPRHGRDGRKTYFCGNSLGLMPDSARAAVEKELKRWADLGVDGHFDGDPAWLGYHRQCTDVLARLAGARPRDVVAMGALTVNLHLLMTSFYRPDGRKRKILIERGAFPSDRYAVVSQLLLHGYGEDDLIEVDPGEDGLIDDARVAELIRARADEIALVLWPGVQYATGQRFDCGLIGRAAHEAGVPIGLDLAHAMGNVPLALEDWQVDFAAWCSYKYLNAGPGAVAGLFVHPRHADFDGPRLAGWWGHDESTRFVMGPDFEPIRGAEGWQVSGAPVLNLAALRGALDIYREADIDSLQDAETDLTAHLMAAVDNLPGQPLKIVTPRERPRRGCQVSIAVRAGREAGRALFDRLQDAGVVGDWREPDIIRISPNPLYNSIEDVERLIALLDEFSG, encoded by the coding sequence ATGCAGACCGCCGCGTTTCGCGACCGTTTCGCGTTTCCTCGCCATGGCCGAGACGGCCGGAAGACCTATTTCTGCGGAAACTCGCTCGGCCTGATGCCCGATAGCGCGCGCGCCGCGGTGGAGAAGGAGCTGAAGCGCTGGGCCGACCTGGGCGTCGACGGCCACTTCGACGGCGACCCCGCATGGCTCGGGTACCACCGCCAGTGCACCGATGTGCTGGCTCGCCTCGCGGGCGCCCGTCCGCGCGACGTCGTCGCCATGGGCGCCTTGACCGTCAACCTGCACCTGCTCATGACCAGCTTCTACCGGCCCGACGGGCGCAAGCGCAAGATCCTGATCGAGCGCGGCGCGTTCCCGTCCGACCGCTATGCCGTGGTCTCGCAGCTGCTCCTGCACGGGTACGGCGAGGACGACCTGATCGAGGTCGACCCCGGCGAAGACGGGCTGATCGACGACGCGCGGGTGGCCGAACTCATCCGGGCCCGGGCCGACGAGATCGCGCTGGTCCTGTGGCCCGGTGTCCAGTACGCCACGGGCCAGCGATTCGACTGCGGCCTGATCGGCCGCGCGGCCCATGAGGCCGGAGTACCGATCGGACTGGACCTGGCGCACGCGATGGGCAACGTGCCGCTCGCGCTCGAGGACTGGCAGGTCGACTTCGCGGCCTGGTGCAGCTACAAGTACCTGAATGCCGGCCCCGGCGCGGTCGCGGGCCTGTTCGTCCATCCCCGCCACGCGGACTTCGACGGTCCCCGCCTGGCCGGCTGGTGGGGTCACGACGAATCGACCCGCTTCGTCATGGGCCCCGACTTCGAGCCGATCCGCGGCGCCGAGGGCTGGCAGGTTTCGGGCGCTCCCGTGCTCAATCTGGCGGCCCTGCGCGGTGCGCTGGACATCTATCGCGAGGCCGACATCGACAGCTTGCAGGACGCCGAAACCGACCTGACCGCGCATCTCATGGCCGCCGTGGACAACCTGCCCGGGCAGCCGTTGAAGATCGTCACGCCACGCGAGCGCCCGCGCCGCGGGTGCCAGGTCTCGATCGCCGTTCGTGCCGGCCGCGAGGCCGGGCGGGCGCTGTTCGACCGGCTGCAGGACGCGGGCGTGGTCGGCGACTGGCGCGAACCCGACATCATCCGCATTTCGCCGAACCCGCTGTACAACTCGATCGAAGACGTGGAGCGGCTGATCGCGCTTCTGGACGAGTTTTCAGGCTGA
- a CDS encoding DUF1501 domain-containing protein, whose product MNRINRRTFLTGSAAAAAATMTPGLSFAGAKGGTNDEVLIYVFLRGGIDGLSLYAPGAGHPDRGFYESLRPSASVRLPTGGPGAMLSLNNGDGFGLNSAADPLRDLWDDGDLAIVHATGLPIVNRSHFEAERFIELGTPGATEGLPPGQGPIDGVRTTSTGWLTRHLASADNLPPTMTMPVVATESQTTLSLTNEPAAVTLRYPSDFDLSTFSQFEEQVEDRLASIYAADGSDIGIAGEQAMIAQALIENVFDTSNKDYNIALGVPYPVRDASNNLESISDKLITLARLIKAGLDLRIAQVDYGGWDDHTDQGSLPMGTGGSSGRYHDRLDRLSRAVNAFWADMAGQFDASPDRRNKVTVVFHSEFGRRAYNNNDNGTDHGSGNPMMLLGGNVNGGQFHGTWPGMAPGDLYQGNDLRSTNDFRRILSEVLIRRQGNPNLGMIFPYYYNYQPMGVVNGPDQLPNYGPNDEITVDGFE is encoded by the coding sequence GAGGTGCTGATCTACGTGTTCCTGCGCGGCGGCATCGATGGCCTGAGCCTCTACGCACCCGGCGCCGGCCATCCGGATCGCGGGTTCTACGAGAGCCTCCGCCCCAGCGCGAGTGTCCGGCTGCCGACCGGCGGTCCGGGCGCGATGCTGTCCCTGAACAACGGTGATGGCTTCGGCCTGAACAGCGCCGCGGATCCGTTGCGCGACCTGTGGGACGACGGCGACCTGGCGATCGTCCACGCCACCGGTCTCCCGATCGTCAACCGCAGCCACTTCGAAGCCGAACGCTTCATCGAGCTCGGCACCCCGGGCGCCACCGAAGGGCTGCCCCCGGGCCAGGGGCCGATCGACGGCGTACGCACGACATCGACCGGCTGGCTGACCCGTCACCTGGCCTCGGCGGACAACCTCCCCCCGACGATGACCATGCCGGTCGTGGCAACCGAGAGCCAGACCACGCTCTCGCTGACCAACGAACCCGCTGCCGTCACGCTCCGCTACCCGAGCGACTTCGACCTGTCGACCTTCTCCCAGTTCGAGGAGCAGGTCGAGGATCGACTGGCGAGCATCTACGCCGCGGACGGAAGCGATATCGGCATCGCCGGCGAGCAGGCCATGATCGCCCAGGCGCTGATCGAGAACGTGTTCGACACCAGCAACAAGGACTACAACATCGCCCTGGGCGTGCCCTACCCGGTCCGTGATGCGAGCAACAACCTCGAGAGCATCAGCGACAAGCTGATCACGCTGGCGCGCCTGATCAAGGCCGGACTGGACCTGCGCATCGCCCAGGTCGACTACGGCGGTTGGGACGACCACACGGACCAGGGCTCGCTTCCGATGGGCACCGGCGGCTCAAGCGGTCGGTACCACGACCGACTGGACCGGCTGTCCCGGGCGGTCAACGCGTTCTGGGCGGACATGGCCGGCCAGTTCGACGCCAGCCCCGACCGCCGGAACAAGGTCACGGTGGTGTTCCACAGCGAGTTCGGCCGCCGCGCCTACAACAACAACGACAACGGCACCGATCATGGTTCGGGCAACCCCATGATGCTCCTGGGCGGCAACGTCAACGGCGGCCAGTTCCACGGCACCTGGCCGGGCATGGCGCCGGGCGACCTGTACCAGGGCAACGACCTCCGGTCGACCAACGACTTCCGCCGCATCCTCAGCGAAGTCCTGATCCGGCGCCAGGGCAACCCGAACCTCGGGATGATCTTCCCCTACTACTACAACTACCAGCCGATGGGCGTGGTCAACGGACCCGACCAGCTGCCGAACTACGGCCCCAACGACGAAATCACCGTCGACGGCTTCGAGTAG
- the queA gene encoding tRNA preQ1(34) S-adenosylmethionine ribosyltransferase-isomerase QueA → MDVADFDFELPEELIAQQPLPGRSDSRLLVLDRTSGETVDRSFRDLLELLDPGDLLVFNDTRVIPARLHARKATGGRVELLVERVIDATTALAQLGVNRKPAAGARILIEGAECEAEVEGRVDEFWRIRLVDPAADWIELLHAHGHMPLPPYIAREDDASDRERYQTVYGRKPGAVAAPTAGLHFDEALLAALDARGIGRAFCTLHVGAGTFQPVRVERVEDHRMHPEWLDVSQDLVDRIVATRAAGGRVIAVGTTAVRSLETAASDGELKPFTGDSRLFIYPGYRFRAVDGMITNFHLPGSTLVMLVSAFAGRESVLRAYAHAVEARYRFFSYGDAMLIV, encoded by the coding sequence ATGGACGTAGCCGATTTCGACTTCGAACTGCCCGAGGAACTGATCGCGCAGCAGCCGCTGCCGGGCCGATCCGACAGCCGCCTGCTGGTCCTCGACCGGACCAGCGGCGAGACGGTCGATCGCTCCTTCCGGGACCTGCTCGAATTGCTCGATCCCGGCGATCTGCTGGTGTTCAACGACACCCGGGTGATTCCCGCGCGCCTGCATGCGCGGAAGGCCACCGGCGGCCGCGTCGAACTCCTGGTCGAACGCGTGATCGATGCGACCACCGCCCTGGCCCAGCTCGGAGTCAACCGGAAGCCCGCTGCGGGTGCCCGGATCCTCATCGAGGGCGCCGAGTGCGAGGCGGAGGTCGAAGGAAGGGTCGACGAGTTCTGGCGTATTCGGCTGGTCGATCCCGCGGCGGACTGGATCGAGCTGCTCCATGCCCACGGACACATGCCGTTGCCGCCGTACATCGCTCGCGAGGACGACGCCTCGGACCGCGAGCGCTACCAGACGGTCTACGGCCGGAAGCCGGGCGCCGTCGCGGCGCCGACCGCCGGGTTGCATTTCGACGAGGCCCTGCTCGCGGCGCTGGACGCACGGGGAATCGGTCGCGCGTTCTGCACCCTGCACGTCGGTGCAGGAACGTTCCAGCCGGTCCGGGTGGAACGGGTCGAGGATCACCGGATGCATCCGGAATGGCTGGATGTCTCGCAGGACCTGGTCGACCGGATCGTCGCCACCCGGGCCGCCGGCGGACGGGTGATCGCGGTCGGCACGACCGCGGTCCGTTCGCTGGAAACCGCGGCATCGGACGGTGAATTGAAACCGTTCACCGGCGACAGCCGGCTGTTCATCTACCCCGGATACCGGTTCCGCGCGGTCGACGGCATGATCACCAACTTCCACCTGCCCGGATCGACCCTGGTGATGCTGGTCTCGGCGTTCGCCGGCCGCGAATCGGTCCTGCGCGCCTACGCCCATGCGGTCGAAGCGCGCTATCGCTTCTTCAGCTACGGCGACGCGATGCTGATTGTCTGA